One genomic window of Sphingobacterium oryzagri includes the following:
- a CDS encoding lytic transglycosylase domain-containing protein, whose product MKKIHLWVWPLCALSLCQTARAQDMAIVETEEFPLQLKELISSQREVIFSGIDTLKKLSYADEIHSAEDSLIFQRMRKIQKTIPLAFNERIKFYIDKYISQNYNPYMSKLQGLAQYYFPIYEGILAESNLPDEIKYLSVVESSLDPHLVSRSGAVGPWQFMYATGKEYNLTMDSYIDERKDPYAACYAASRYFQDAYAEFNDWLLALASYNCGRGAVRRAIQRSGLDHPDFWQLSPYLPEETRNYIPKFIAMTYTLKHANAYGIDAAATDFAWEGKAIMVENNVDLNRVATAVDLPLETLQKFNPSFKRAVVTASVEKPKRLILPETARVNDSLLYAALNNTLPLAPVYADNTPAVIKPINDIDTKYRVKKGESLASVSRKFGVRVQDLKAWNGLSSSTSPIVGRTLVVKKDETTRLAKTKEAVSSARAVESRIAYVSYTVKKGDTLSHIANRYKGATVTQIKADNNLRGSALKIGQKLKIKQ is encoded by the coding sequence ATGAAGAAAATCCATTTATGGGTATGGCCACTTTGTGCCCTGAGCCTTTGCCAAACAGCTCGTGCGCAAGATATGGCCATCGTGGAAACCGAAGAGTTTCCGTTGCAATTGAAAGAGTTGATCTCTTCGCAGCGGGAGGTTATCTTCTCCGGTATCGATACCCTAAAAAAACTTTCCTACGCAGACGAGATACACAGTGCCGAAGATTCCTTGATCTTCCAGCGTATGCGTAAAATTCAGAAGACCATTCCATTGGCCTTCAATGAGCGAATCAAATTCTATATCGATAAATACATCTCGCAGAATTACAATCCGTACATGTCTAAATTGCAGGGTTTGGCGCAATACTATTTTCCAATTTACGAAGGTATTTTGGCGGAAAGTAATCTGCCCGACGAGATTAAGTACCTTTCAGTTGTTGAGTCTTCTCTCGATCCGCACCTCGTGTCCCGATCGGGCGCAGTCGGGCCTTGGCAATTTATGTATGCCACCGGCAAGGAATACAATTTGACGATGGATAGTTACATTGATGAACGGAAAGATCCATATGCCGCATGTTACGCTGCCAGTCGGTATTTTCAGGATGCGTATGCCGAGTTTAATGATTGGCTTTTGGCTTTAGCTTCCTACAATTGCGGTCGCGGCGCTGTACGCAGAGCCATTCAGCGATCTGGACTAGATCATCCGGATTTTTGGCAGCTTTCGCCTTATCTTCCCGAAGAGACCCGCAATTATATTCCCAAGTTTATCGCGATGACCTATACGCTTAAGCACGCCAACGCGTATGGTATTGATGCGGCTGCGACGGATTTTGCCTGGGAAGGTAAAGCAATCATGGTGGAAAATAATGTCGACTTAAATCGGGTGGCTACAGCCGTCGATTTGCCTTTGGAGACTTTGCAAAAATTTAATCCTTCTTTCAAACGTGCGGTGGTTACAGCCAGCGTAGAGAAACCAAAGCGATTGATTCTTCCGGAAACCGCACGAGTAAACGATAGCCTGCTGTATGCCGCGCTGAACAATACGCTGCCGCTCGCGCCAGTATATGCGGACAATACACCTGCTGTAATAAAACCGATAAACGATATCGACACGAAGTATCGCGTTAAAAAGGGAGAATCGCTGGCATCGGTATCGCGTAAATTTGGCGTGCGCGTGCAAGATTTAAAAGCCTGGAACGGTTTGTCATCTTCTACAAGTCCTATTGTAGGCCGTACGTTGGTCGTGAAAAAAGATGAAACAACGCGCTTGGCAAAAACGAAGGAAGCTGTATCTTCCGCTCGTGCTGTCGAAAGTCGAATCGCTTACGTTTCCTATACGGTGAAAAAAGGTGATACACTCTCGCATATTGCGAATCGTTATAAAGGGGCAACAGTTACGCAGATAAAAGCAGATAATAATTTGCGCGGTAGCGCGCTGAAGATCGGACAGAAGTTAAAGATCAAACAATAA
- the tsf gene encoding translation elongation factor Ts, translated as MSVQISASDVNKLRQQTGAGMMDCKKALVEANGDFEAAVDYLRKKGAKVAASRQDRDSNEGVIIAQATADGKSGIVVEVNCETDFVAKNADFIAFAEKIAGIALANSPATLDDLKALDIDGKKIADALIEQTGVIGEKIDVSKYETITGEKVVAYIHGNYRLGVLVGLSADAAGVEDAGKDVAMQIAAMNPVAIDKDGVDSHTIERELEIAKEQIRAEGKPEEMVEKIAAGKLNKFYKENTLLNQEFVKDSSKNIAQFLDSVAKGLTVTAFKRVQLGA; from the coding sequence ATGTCAGTACAAATTTCTGCATCAGATGTAAACAAATTGCGTCAACAAACTGGCGCTGGTATGATGGATTGTAAAAAAGCATTAGTAGAAGCTAATGGTGATTTCGAAGCTGCTGTGGACTACCTACGTAAAAAAGGTGCTAAAGTAGCGGCTAGCCGTCAAGATCGTGATTCTAACGAAGGTGTTATTATCGCTCAAGCTACTGCTGATGGTAAATCAGGTATCGTAGTTGAAGTAAACTGTGAAACTGACTTCGTTGCTAAAAATGCGGATTTCATCGCATTCGCTGAAAAAATCGCTGGAATCGCTTTGGCAAACAGTCCTGCAACTCTAGACGATTTAAAAGCATTAGACATCGACGGTAAAAAAATCGCGGATGCATTGATCGAACAAACTGGTGTTATCGGTGAGAAAATTGACGTTTCTAAATACGAAACGATCACTGGTGAGAAAGTTGTTGCCTACATCCACGGTAACTACCGTTTAGGTGTATTGGTAGGTCTTTCTGCTGATGCAGCTGGTGTAGAAGATGCTGGTAAAGATGTAGCGATGCAAATTGCTGCAATGAACCCGGTAGCTATCGATAAAGATGGTGTAGATTCGCACACGATCGAGCGTGAGCTTGAAATCGCAAAAGAGCAAATCCGTGCAGAAGGTAAACCAGAAGAAATGGTTGAAAAAATCGCTGCTGGTAAATTGAACAAATTCTACAAAGAAAACACGTTGTTGAACCAAGAATTTGTAAAAGATTCTTCTAAAAACATCGCTCAATTCCTTGATTCAGTAGCAAAAGGTTTGACGGTTACAGCATTCAAACGTGTACAGTTAGGTGCATAA
- a CDS encoding DUF4292 domain-containing protein, with the protein MSLPKTEAPKEVSAANAASIKSFELSNLDFRTFSGRAKTKVDMNGQSLDVTLNVRIERDKAIWLSVTATLGIEAARVLITPDSVKILNKLPGEYIAKPFSYIYNYTSRGVNFKTLQDLLMANVSSSLLRTDNIQVASATDEFIVVGVKDQLSYQYRINKNNRPFNFLLQEVGGTQNLEAFYGSYANTGGYDFPQNMALNILGDNMSIKANLLYNRVAFNESIEMPFSVPARYKVIN; encoded by the coding sequence GTGAGTCTGCCAAAAACTGAAGCGCCTAAAGAGGTGAGTGCGGCAAATGCCGCCAGCATCAAAAGCTTCGAATTGAGCAACCTGGATTTTCGGACGTTTTCCGGACGTGCAAAGACCAAAGTGGATATGAATGGGCAATCGTTAGATGTGACGTTGAACGTGCGTATAGAACGAGATAAGGCGATATGGTTGTCAGTTACCGCGACATTGGGTATTGAAGCTGCCCGGGTACTGATCACGCCAGATAGTGTTAAAATATTGAATAAGCTGCCGGGGGAATACATTGCCAAACCGTTTAGCTACATTTACAATTACACCAGCCGTGGTGTCAACTTTAAAACGTTGCAGGATTTGCTGATGGCTAATGTATCGTCGAGTTTGCTGCGTACAGATAATATCCAAGTGGCCAGTGCGACCGATGAGTTTATCGTCGTTGGCGTGAAAGACCAGCTATCTTATCAGTATCGGATCAATAAAAACAACCGGCCGTTTAATTTCTTATTGCAAGAAGTGGGCGGCACGCAAAACCTGGAGGCATTTTACGGTAGCTATGCAAATACCGGCGGATATGATTTTCCGCAAAACATGGCGTTAAATATCTTGGGAGATAACATGTCTATCAAGGCTAATTTGCTGTATAATCGGGTCGCGTTTAATGAGAGTATTGAAATGCCATTTTCTGTTCCGGCACGGTATAAAGTAATAAATTAG
- a CDS encoding twin-arginine translocase TatA/TatE family subunit, producing the protein MYTSGLLFIGTQEIIIIVVLVLLLFGGKKIPELMRGLGRGVKEFKDGQREDHNENKNNNSNTTNNTNTTQNQ; encoded by the coding sequence ATGTATACATCGGGATTATTATTTATCGGGACTCAGGAGATTATCATCATAGTGGTCTTAGTATTGCTACTTTTTGGAGGTAAAAAAATTCCAGAATTGATGCGCGGTTTAGGCCGTGGTGTCAAAGAGTTCAAAGACGGTCAACGTGAAGACCATAACGAAAATAAAAACAACAATAGTAATACTACTAATAATACTAATACTACGCAGAACCAATAA
- a CDS encoding phosphoribosyltransferase family protein, with protein sequence MSNKRTLILDKEQIRQKSIRIAYQILEDNFEEEAIVLVGIADRGYVFAKRLQQILQEIAPDKSFELLKVNIAKTKRSLEASTDEPLERAKDKVIILIDDVLNSGRTLAYGLGMFLDIPLKKMRTAVLIDRSHHQFPLFSDYYGLKLSTILKEHVEVELEEFDKKEDAAWLS encoded by the coding sequence ATGTCTAATAAAAGAACACTTATCTTAGATAAAGAGCAGATTCGTCAAAAATCTATCCGTATTGCTTACCAGATTTTAGAAGATAATTTCGAAGAAGAAGCCATTGTTTTGGTCGGCATTGCCGATCGGGGTTACGTCTTTGCAAAAAGATTGCAACAAATCCTCCAAGAGATCGCTCCCGACAAATCGTTTGAGCTACTGAAAGTCAATATTGCCAAGACCAAACGCAGCCTGGAAGCGAGCACAGACGAGCCGCTGGAACGTGCAAAAGATAAGGTCATTATCTTGATTGATGATGTCCTGAATAGCGGCCGCACATTGGCTTATGGCCTGGGCATGTTTTTGGATATTCCTTTAAAAAAGATGCGAACAGCGGTGTTAATTGATCGATCGCATCATCAATTTCCGTTATTTAGTGACTATTACGGACTAAAGCTATCCACTATTCTAAAAGAGCATGTGGAAGTCGAGCTTGAAGAGTTTGATAAAAAAGAAGATGCGGCCTGGTTATCCTAG
- a CDS encoding murein hydrolase activator EnvC family protein has product MDLKKIVVSVLFICGLGLGVVSAQSSAELKKQRERIDADIAELTKVLRAKTQEKLLSQNEVNALSRQLDLRESKINTINAELRIINNNIQSNSKIVDKLKAELEKMRKDYEKMILFAFRNKNGYNKLMFIFASKDFNQAFKRVKYLQQFSDARKIKAAEIEATKKEIELKIAQMERDRQTQNQLLKDQQAEKAIIAKDRAAHATELSQLRKEESSFKGQLNKKQQEKKRIDALIQQAIRREIEEERRRAEEARRKAAEAEAKRTGKTVEEVEKKTPRKSDSEILRSTPEAAKLSADFKSNRGRLPWPVAQGNIVRNFGFETVERNVRIDNSDVAIRTPTNAAVKAVFEGEVVQVIGSFVVIKHGEYFTSYSNLKSVSVRKGQKVGRGQQIGSADEDADAGYSVVNFGVFQGQTAMNPSSWLAK; this is encoded by the coding sequence ATGGATTTAAAGAAAATTGTAGTTAGTGTCTTATTTATTTGTGGTCTTGGGCTTGGCGTTGTGTCAGCACAAAGCAGTGCTGAACTGAAAAAACAGCGGGAGCGTATCGATGCCGATATCGCGGAGCTAACCAAAGTGTTAAGAGCTAAAACGCAAGAGAAATTACTTTCGCAAAATGAAGTGAACGCCTTGAGCCGACAGCTTGATTTGCGGGAGAGCAAAATCAATACGATCAACGCGGAGTTGCGTATTATCAATAACAATATTCAATCCAACAGCAAGATTGTCGATAAGCTGAAGGCCGAGTTGGAAAAAATGCGGAAAGATTATGAAAAGATGATCCTTTTTGCCTTCCGCAATAAAAATGGCTACAATAAGTTGATGTTTATTTTTGCTTCCAAGGATTTTAATCAGGCGTTCAAACGTGTGAAATATCTGCAACAGTTTAGTGACGCCCGTAAGATTAAGGCCGCCGAGATTGAAGCGACCAAGAAAGAAATTGAGTTAAAGATTGCGCAAATGGAGCGTGACCGACAAACACAAAATCAGCTGTTGAAAGATCAACAGGCGGAGAAGGCTATTATTGCTAAAGATCGGGCGGCACACGCCACCGAGTTGAGTCAGTTGCGCAAGGAGGAATCTAGCTTTAAAGGCCAGCTTAATAAGAAACAGCAAGAGAAGAAGCGTATTGATGCGTTGATTCAGCAAGCGATTCGCCGGGAGATTGAAGAGGAACGTCGACGCGCGGAAGAAGCAAGGCGGAAAGCCGCTGAAGCAGAGGCGAAGCGTACGGGTAAAACCGTGGAAGAGGTGGAGAAGAAAACACCGCGAAAATCGGATAGTGAGATTCTACGTTCCACACCGGAAGCCGCTAAACTGTCGGCAGACTTTAAGTCAAATAGAGGGCGCTTGCCTTGGCCGGTAGCGCAGGGTAACATCGTTCGTAACTTTGGTTTTGAAACGGTGGAACGTAATGTGCGCATCGATAACTCGGATGTCGCTATTCGCACGCCGACAAATGCGGCGGTAAAAGCGGTCTTCGAAGGTGAAGTGGTTCAGGTAATCGGTAGTTTCGTTGTCATCAAACACGGGGAGTACTTCACGTCTTATTCCAACCTGAAGAGCGTTTCGGTACGCAAAGGGCAGAAGGTAGGGCGCGGTCAGCAGATCGGATCGGCAGATGAAGATGCGGATGCAGGATACTCGGTGGTAAACTTCGGTGTATTCCAGGGACAAACAGCGATGAACCCGTCTTCTTGGTTAGCAAAATAG
- the rpsB gene encoding 30S ribosomal protein S2 — translation MARTTYQELLDAGVHFGHLTRKWDPKMAKYIFMERNGIHIIDLNKTLTKLEEAASAIKQIVKSGRKVLFVATKKQAKEIIAQQAKDVNMPFVTERWLGGMLTNFATVRKSIKKMSNIDKMQKDGTYDVLSKKEKLMIQRERIKLENLLGGIADLNRLPAALFIIDVKKEHIAVAEAMKLSIPTFAMVDTNSDPSNIDFPIPANDDATKSISLIAGIIGKAIQEGLEERKRDKEEDAEKEAAAAKAAVDNGAADADANAGKRPRKAKDGE, via the coding sequence ATGGCAAGAACAACTTATCAAGAATTATTGGATGCAGGTGTGCACTTTGGTCACCTTACACGTAAATGGGATCCGAAAATGGCGAAGTACATTTTCATGGAACGCAACGGTATCCACATCATTGACTTGAACAAAACGCTTACGAAATTAGAAGAAGCTGCTTCAGCTATCAAACAAATCGTAAAATCAGGTCGTAAAGTGCTATTCGTAGCTACTAAAAAACAAGCGAAAGAAATCATCGCTCAACAAGCGAAAGACGTGAACATGCCTTTCGTTACAGAAAGATGGTTAGGTGGTATGCTTACAAACTTTGCAACAGTACGTAAGTCTATCAAAAAGATGTCTAACATCGATAAAATGCAAAAAGATGGTACATACGATGTATTGTCTAAAAAAGAGAAGTTGATGATTCAACGGGAACGTATCAAATTAGAAAACCTTTTAGGTGGTATCGCTGATTTGAACCGTTTACCTGCTGCTTTATTCATCATTGATGTGAAAAAAGAACACATCGCTGTGGCTGAAGCAATGAAATTGAGCATCCCTACTTTTGCAATGGTCGATACAAACTCTGACCCTTCAAACATTGACTTCCCTATTCCGGCTAACGATGACGCTACGAAATCAATTAGCTTAATCGCTGGAATCATCGGAAAAGCAATCCAAGAAGGTTTGGAAGAGCGTAAACGCGACAAAGAAGAGGACGCTGAAAAAGAAGCTGCTGCTGCAAAAGCTGCCGTAGATAACGGTGCTGCTGATGCTGACGCTAATGCTGGAAAACGCCCTCGTAAAGCGAAAGACGGAGAATAA
- the rplM gene encoding 50S ribosomal protein L13: MNTLSYKTVSANKNTVNKEWIVVDAEGEILGRLASEIAKVIRGKHKPTFTPHVDCGDNVIVINADKIRLTGNKLGDKVYVRYTGYPGGQRFVSPKELLAKHPERIIEKAVRGMLPKNRLGRELFRNLFVYAGSEHKHEAQNPKPVKF, translated from the coding sequence GTGAATACGTTAAGTTACAAAACTGTCTCTGCCAACAAGAACACCGTTAACAAAGAGTGGATCGTTGTTGACGCTGAAGGAGAGATTTTGGGGCGTTTGGCAAGCGAAATCGCGAAAGTAATTCGCGGAAAGCATAAGCCTACATTCACCCCACACGTAGACTGTGGAGATAACGTTATTGTTATCAATGCAGACAAAATTAGATTGACAGGAAACAAATTGGGCGACAAAGTTTACGTTCGCTACACAGGCTACCCAGGTGGTCAGCGTTTTGTTTCTCCAAAAGAGCTATTGGCTAAACACCCAGAGCGTATCATCGAAAAAGCTGTTCGTGGTATGCTTCCGAAAAACCGTTTAGGTCGTGAGTTATTCAGAAACCTTTTTGTTTATGCCGGTTCTGAGCACAAACATGAGGCACAGAATCCGAAACCAGTTAAATTTTAA
- the rpsI gene encoding 30S ribosomal protein S9, translated as MSTTNTSGRRKTAVARIYLTAGSGNITVNGKDFKEYFPTLPLQYIVTQSTEVAGVAGNFDVNVNVQGGGVKGQAEAVRLAIAKALVELDPEVKPALRAKGLVTRDDRMVERKKPGRRKARRRFQFSKR; from the coding sequence ATGTCAACAACTAATACTTCAGGAAGAAGAAAAACTGCTGTTGCCCGCATTTACTTAACTGCTGGTAGCGGAAACATTACCGTAAACGGTAAAGATTTTAAAGAATATTTCCCAACATTGCCATTGCAATACATCGTTACTCAATCAACAGAGGTAGCAGGTGTTGCTGGAAATTTTGATGTAAATGTTAACGTTCAAGGTGGTGGTGTCAAAGGACAAGCCGAAGCAGTACGTTTAGCTATCGCTAAAGCTTTGGTAGAACTTGACCCAGAAGTAAAACCAGCTTTACGTGCGAAAGGTCTTGTAACACGTGATGACCGTATGGTTGAGCGTAAAAAACCAGGACGCCGCAAAGCACGTAGAAGATTCCAATTCAGTAAACGTTAA
- a CDS encoding C40 family peptidase, whose product MNTKKLVAGMLFIGLCLVSQAQTTKSKLTSADPDNLAKEYFSQIMGVASNAMANTKLYQFVYEWLGTPYRLGGDSKNGIDCSKFSLAVYENVFNTTIGYNSRNQYANVKTIRKNDLQPGDLVFFKIRSRQITHVGVYLGDDKFAHASSSRGVMVSNLNEAYWKRYYYNGGRPIEEPGTMTANTGVDDDNKNLN is encoded by the coding sequence ATGAATACAAAGAAACTAGTAGCAGGAATGCTCTTCATAGGCTTATGTCTAGTGTCGCAGGCACAAACAACCAAATCAAAATTAACCTCCGCCGATCCCGATAACCTTGCTAAAGAATATTTCTCTCAAATTATGGGCGTTGCATCCAATGCGATGGCAAACACGAAGCTCTATCAATTTGTGTATGAATGGTTGGGAACGCCATATCGTTTAGGTGGCGATTCAAAAAATGGCATCGATTGTTCTAAGTTTTCGCTGGCCGTTTATGAAAATGTATTCAACACGACCATCGGTTACAACAGCCGCAACCAATACGCAAACGTAAAAACCATCCGCAAAAACGATCTACAACCTGGCGATCTTGTTTTCTTTAAAATTCGTAGCAGACAAATTACGCATGTGGGTGTTTATTTAGGTGATGATAAATTTGCACATGCTTCGTCTAGCCGTGGCGTTATGGTTAGCAACTTAAATGAAGCCTATTGGAAACGTTACTATTACAATGGCGGCCGACCGATCGAAGAGCCTGGCACCATGACGGCGAATACGGGTGTGGACGATGACAACAAAAATTTGAATTAG
- a CDS encoding tetratricopeptide repeat protein: MKITKKLACLGLVVVMGWSFANRALAQQVPVADKPYKQELVLVENKLRTGDIPGAIETLDAVLAKYPDAAEVYYAKALLFGQARNLEVAIPLAEKAFQLEPKNLLFANYLVELHKSSGNVNGALPIIDKVIEEYPENASLYREKIMLLHASKMPDFALSFYDETTKKFGASDTLDVIKAEILVDMDRKDEAQRVLEPWVSKNSGLRQVYSTLSYIYIDKKQSKQAIDVLEKGMKTTNDDLLYLDLADAYIAGKKDKQAFDMLKKAFESTKVDYVDKYRGMFTMLSGKTTLSLDQIQELANILVIRHPRVADSHVAKGDILWRRGQAQEARSLFLTAVGINRNHIDAWRMLINVELALNDADQAILHGFEALESNPNNPMLLYFTGLAYMVKDDTDNARKMMESALDNSGQENTYLQSLIYAGLGDLYHKLNMPEVSDVAYEEAIKQDSTNATAMNNYAYYLSERGEKLDLAEKLSKQSNELEPTSSTFQDTYAWVLFKQEKYKEALKWMEKAVRGSSPSAVLYEHYGDILYKSGNSKEAVKQWEKALTINGGAGADVEKLKIKIQQKSYVD, encoded by the coding sequence ATGAAGATAACTAAAAAGTTGGCCTGCTTAGGCTTGGTAGTCGTGATGGGATGGTCTTTTGCTAATCGTGCGCTGGCGCAGCAGGTGCCTGTGGCCGATAAACCGTATAAGCAAGAGCTCGTGTTGGTTGAAAATAAACTTCGGACGGGTGATATACCAGGGGCCATTGAAACGTTGGATGCGGTGCTTGCAAAATATCCCGACGCAGCGGAAGTGTATTACGCAAAGGCGCTTTTATTTGGCCAGGCGCGTAATTTGGAGGTGGCCATTCCGTTGGCAGAAAAGGCCTTTCAATTGGAGCCTAAAAACCTGCTTTTTGCCAATTACCTGGTTGAATTACACAAAAGTAGTGGTAATGTAAATGGGGCACTGCCTATCATAGACAAGGTTATCGAGGAATATCCGGAAAACGCCTCGCTCTATCGCGAAAAAATCATGTTGCTACATGCCAGCAAAATGCCGGACTTCGCGCTGTCGTTTTACGACGAGACTACAAAAAAGTTTGGCGCGTCGGATACGCTAGATGTGATCAAAGCGGAGATTTTGGTGGATATGGATCGCAAAGATGAAGCGCAGCGCGTATTAGAACCCTGGGTTTCCAAAAATTCCGGTCTGCGGCAAGTTTACAGTACGCTCTCTTATATCTATATCGACAAAAAACAGTCGAAGCAGGCGATTGACGTGTTGGAAAAAGGCATGAAGACGACCAACGATGATCTGTTGTATTTGGATTTGGCCGACGCTTATATCGCCGGCAAGAAGGATAAGCAGGCGTTTGATATGTTAAAGAAAGCCTTTGAATCAACTAAAGTAGATTACGTCGATAAATATCGCGGTATGTTTACCATGCTGAGCGGTAAAACAACATTGAGTTTAGATCAAATACAGGAGTTGGCCAATATATTGGTCATCCGGCATCCGCGCGTGGCAGATAGCCACGTTGCGAAAGGCGATATCCTGTGGCGCCGCGGTCAGGCGCAAGAAGCTCGTTCGCTATTTCTGACAGCGGTAGGCATCAACCGGAACCATATCGACGCCTGGCGGATGCTAATTAACGTCGAATTAGCGTTAAATGATGCCGATCAAGCGATTTTGCACGGCTTTGAAGCATTGGAGTCCAACCCTAACAATCCGATGTTGCTTTATTTTACCGGATTGGCTTATATGGTAAAAGACGATACCGATAACGCCCGTAAAATGATGGAATCAGCGTTGGATAATAGCGGACAGGAGAACACCTATTTACAGTCGTTGATCTATGCTGGTCTGGGCGATTTGTATCATAAACTCAACATGCCGGAAGTGTCGGATGTGGCTTATGAAGAAGCGATCAAGCAGGATAGTACCAACGCGACGGCGATGAACAACTATGCTTATTACCTTTCTGAGCGTGGCGAAAAGTTGGATTTGGCAGAAAAGCTTTCTAAACAATCCAATGAATTGGAGCCTACGTCGAGTACATTTCAAGATACGTACGCCTGGGTACTATTTAAGCAGGAGAAGTATAAGGAAGCATTGAAATGGATGGAAAAAGCCGTTCGCGGATCATCGCCATCGGCCGTGTTGTATGAGCATTATGGTGATATTTTGTACAAGTCTGGAAATAGCAAAGAGGCGGTTAAACAATGGGAAAAAGCCTTAACGATCAATGGTGGTGCCGGTGCCGATGTGGAAAAATTGAAGATTAAGATTCAACAAAAAAGTTATGTGGATTAG